The genomic DNA GAATTCCCATCAATTGCTTTCAAAGCAACTGGAAAAATTCTTACAGGAATTTGCGGCTCCCCTACTTTGGGGTTTTCAAAAGTTGTGTTAAAAAATAAAAACGACAAAAGCAATTGACCATCATGTTTAATTGAATCAATTTTGAAAAGATAGGGGGTGTATTCAATCACAAGTTCATCACCAGTATTAGAAACAATTCTGAAATCGGGGATGCTTTGAGATGAAACAATTTGAGCAATTAAAAGCAAGACAAATATAAAAGGACAGTTGCCAAGCGAACTTACGTTAAAGGCTAATTTGTTTCGCATATCGTGATCATTCGTTTTTGCTTTTAAGTTAAAGCATGTTAATTCAAAGAGTAAAAACCTTTAACGAAGTCGCAAAGGCAACTGTCCTTAATTTTTCAATCTACCTCAATATAATCAATCAAAAAATCAAAGTCAAGTTTTTCAAAAGCATAGGAGCATCTAATAGGTAATTAGGAATTAACACTGAAAAATCTTGAACTCCTAAATTTACGACCCCATTAGCCGAGATACTTCCTGAATTTAAAAACACTGAAACTGAATATGAAAACTCCAAACCCAAGAAGAATTAAAATTTGTGGATACAGAACTTCAACACCTGCCCCTCTAAGAAAAATTCCACGAAGTATGATCAAAAAGTATTTCAAGGGAATGAAATTGGTAATAAACTTTATCAGGGGTGGCATACTTTCAACTGGGAAAACGAAGCCAGACAAAACTATATTTGGCATTGCAAAGAAATACGCAGTCATCAACGCTTGTTGCTGCGTTTTTGATATCACAGATGAGAAAATCCCAAGACCAAGTGTAGTCAAGAGGAAAACAAAAGTTGAAACAAACAACAAAAAAACATCACCTCGCAATGGAACCCGAAACCAGAATTTGCCAACGAGTATAACCGCAATCGCGTCAAATAAACCTATCAAAATAAAGGGTAAAATCTTTCCAAGCAATAATTCATAAGTTTTAATCGGTGTGACAAGCAAGAGTTCTACAGTTCCCTGTTCTTTTTCTCTAACCATTGTCATTGAGGTCATTATCAATGTCACTGTTATAAGTATCATCCCTATTAACCCGGGAACCATAAAAGATGTTGATCTTATTTCAGGATTAAACCATATTCTTACCTCAGGCTCGCATAGCGGAATAAATTTAATTCCAAAATTTGAAAGTTTATTTTCAACAATTGATATGAATTTATCCATTATAACGCTTGACATGAAACCCATTGCAATTGTTGCGGAGTTTGAATTTGTTCCATCAATTATAATTGGAAGTTCAAATTTCTCTGATTTAATTATGCTTTTTTCAAAGCCATTTTTGAAGATAACAACCACATCCGCTTTCCCCTTCTTAAGAACCTCGTCAATTTGTTTTAAATTCTCCAAGTATAACGCAATATCAAATGTTTCACTTGAATTAAGAGCATCTTCTATTGTTCGGGTAAGTTTACTTCTATCCTCATCTAAAATAGCAATCCGCACATTTTTAACCTCAAATGTTGCAGCATAACCAAGTATAAGAAGTTGAAGCACGGGTGCAACTATCATTATTCCCACAAGAAGACGATTTCTGCGAATTTGTGATATCTCTTTCCTAAAAATGGTAAAGATTCTAAACATTAAATTTCACGCATTAATTTTTTCAATCTCACCGCTGATGCAATAAAGGTCAATGACATGAAAAAGCATAAAATCAAGGTGCTAAAAATATGTTCTTTAATCCCATTTCCTTTCAAAATGATGCCACGAATTATTTCAAGATAATATCTTGCGGGGATAAAACAGGAAATTAACCTCAACAGGAAAGGCATATTTCTCACAGGGAAAACAAAATCAGATAAAACGAAAGTTGGCACAACCGTTGATATAAAAGCAAGAGCCATTGTTGATTGCTGGGTTTTTGCAACAGTTGAAATTATCAACCCAAGGTTCAACCCGCATAAAATAAAAACTATAGTTACCAAAAAAAGTAAAGCTATACTTCCCTTTACTTTAAGATTAAACAAAACAATTCCCGCAAAGAGAATTAAAACCGAATCAAAAAATGCAAGTATTGCATATGGAATTGTTTTACCCGTAATGATAAAAAACGGATTTAACGGAGTGGATATCAATTTCTCAAAAGAGCCAAGCTCTCTTTCACGCGAAATTGAGAGCGAACTCATCAAAACGGTCATTATCATCATTATTAAGCCCATTAAGCCAGGGATAAAGAAATTAACGCTTTTAAGTTCTGGGTTGAACCATATGCGTGGTTTCAAGTCAACAACTGGCATCATCTTACCAGTTTTTTTGAAAATAAAACTTTGCACAATATCCCCCGAAAAGCCCTGAATTATTTGCCGAACATACCCAAGAACAACATTTGCAGTATTTGCATCGCTTCCGTCAATTATAATTTGAATTTTTGCAGGTCTACCTAAACCAATCTGAGCAGAAAAACCCAACGGAATCACAACCCCAACTTTCGCTTTACCCGAGATCAAAAAATTATCAATTTCATTAATATCTTCAACTTCACTGTAAAGGTTAAAAAATCCAGAGGAAGTAAACCTATCAATAAATCTCCTGCTAAATTGAGTTTTATCAAGGTCACAGACGACGAGACTGGCATTTTTAACATCCATTGTAACCCCATATCCAAAGACGATGAGCAGAAAAAGCGGAATAAAGATGATTATTATAATGCTTCTTGGGTCACGAATCAATTGAATAAATTCTTTTAAAACGATGCTAAGAAGAGCTGTAGTTTTTATTTTTTGTGAGAGCAATGAAAACATCTTCAATTGAGGGTTGAATTACTTCAACTTTCTTAAAGTTCAAATTTTTTCTTCTTAAAAAGTTTTCTATCTCAAAAATCTTCTCAGTCGCATTTTGAACGACGATGTGAATTGAATCGCCAAAGATACCTATATCTTCAATGAAATCAAGAGTTGAGAGAGCACTGTAGCAAAGCGTTAAGTTTTCGGGGATGATATTTATAACCTCGCCGTGCATGTATTTTTGTTTTATTTCAGTTGGCGAGTCAATAGCAAGTATCTTCCCTTGAGAAATGAAAGCAATTTTATTACATCTTTCTGCCTCATCCATATAATGTGTTGTCACAATAACCGTCTTACCTTTTGCGGAAAGAGAATATACAAGATCCCAAAACTGTCTTCTTGAGACAGGGTCAACCCCTGATGTCGGTTCATCAAGGAAAACAATTTTTGGCTCATGGACAATTGCAGTCGCAAATGATAACCTCTGCCTCCAACCTCCGGATAGATGCATCGCAAGTGTCTTCCTGTACTTTTGGAATGAAAGATGCTCAATTATCTCTTCAGTTCTTTGCCTTGCAAGTTTTTTATCATTGAGGTAGACGCCAGCATAGAAACTTATATTTTCCTCAACGGTTAAATCATCATAAAGCCCAAATCTTTGAGACATATAACCAATTATTTTCTTGATCTTTTCAGGTTCCTTAACTATTGAAAACCCACCTACGGTTGCACTTCCAGAGGTTGGGCGAAGCAACCCACAAAGGAGACGAACAAGCGTTGATTTACCAGCGCCATTTGGACCAAGGAGACCAAAAATTTCACCCTGTTCAACCTTTAAATTAACAGAATCAACAGCGATAAGATCACCAAATTTCTTTGTAAGTTCAAATGTTTCAACATCAAACATTCCCATCACCTCCGTTTTATTATTTCAACATCTGCTGGCATCCCTGGTTTAAAAATCCCATCTTCGTTTTTAATTTTAACTTTAACTGCATAAACGAGTTTAACTCTTTCATCTTTCGTTTGAACATTTTTCGGAGTAAATTCAGCCTTTGGTGAGATGAAAACTATAACACCCTTGAAAATTTTACCTGGGTGAGAATCAACCTTAACATTAACTGAATCACCAACTTTAATCAATCCAATTTCCCTTTCTGGCACATAAATTCTTACATAAACTTCATCAAGCCCAGCAATTTTAGCTACCGGAGTTCCAGGTGAAACAAATTCACCCACCTCAACAAATTTTTCAAGAACAAAACCAGGAATAGGGGAAACAATTTTTGATCTTTTCAATTGGATCTCCATGCTTTTTAATTGAGCAATTGCCCTATTGTAATTTGAAAATGCTATTTTTATTTCCTCCTCTCTTGGTCCTTTTTTCAAAATTTCAAGTCTTTTCTTTGCTTCTTCATACTGAGTTTTGCTTGCTTCGTAAATTGTTTTAATATTGTCAAATTGTTCCTGAGTTATAATTCCATCTTCATACAAGCTTTTAGTTCGTTCAAGTTGCTTTTGCGCGTTTTCAAAATTAACCCTTGAACGATTTACAATTTCCTCCATCGCTTCAATTTCTTCACTTCTTGCCCCCTTCAACAAAAGCTGATACTGTAAAAAAAGCGCCTCTGCCTGTGCTTTTGCCTCAACATATCTTTGATAAACTAATTCAGTATCAACCTGACAAAGCACAAAGCCACTATCAACCCTTTCTCCCTCATCAAAGTTAAGTTTAATGATTTTTCCACCGACTTCTGAGCTTACCACTACTTCCCTTGCTTCAACCGTTCCGCTTGTCTCAAAACTCCCCGAGTTTTCGTTGTTTGAGCAGGACATAAGAAGAGTTAAAATCAAAGTTAAAATTAAGTGCTTTTGCATCGCCCATGTGAAAGTTATTTAGTTAAAAGTAGAGATAATAAAATTCAAGTCCTGGTTTTATCCTCAAAGTTGGCGCTGGAAGATGAATGTAATTTAAGGTGCGAATAACACGGTTTAAAATATCAATCTTCGTATCAATTTTTAAGAGATTAAAATCAATCGCAATGTAAAGTTCAGAATAACCCCTTCCTGCATAATTTATGTTTTTTACACTGTATCCGATCGCAAGGTTGATAAAATCCGGGATGAATTTTTCAATTTTATGGGGCAATAATTTTTGAAATTCAAAACTCGCCCAGAAGGTCATTCCTTCATAATCGGTATGAAACTGCTTTTTATAAAGCGCATCTTTCAAACTTCCAACCCGTAAATAGTCAAGCCATGTATAACCAGACGGGGTATAGCTGAATTTAAAAGTTATTGAATTAAGCCCTGGGAAATATTCTTGTGCCACGGGGAAGAAAGCTCCGAAAACATCTAAAACCGCATCACTTGGGCTAAATCCCCAGCGTGTTGTGAATCCGTCTGTAAGCTCAACAACCCCAACTTCATATATAACGCTTATTCCAGCCCCAAGGAACGCAGATGTTTTTCCACTAAAACCGACCCATTTAAAAATACTTTTATAAACATCTGAAAGGACATAAGAAAAATAAAAATGCCCTGCTTTATCAGCTCGCAATAAATCATTCCAATCCTCACGCAAAGTAAATTTTTTCACCTTCGTTGGTTTCCACCATACCTGATTGAAATAATCGTAAGTTAAAGCCCCAAACCCAGCAGTTCCAAGCACAACAATTCCAAGCTTGATCTTATTTACCCTCGTTCTCTCAATTACAATGCTTGACGAATCACCAAAGACATCGTTTCTTGCGCTTATAAAAAAGATAAACAAAAGCAAAAACTTTGACATCTGAGATATTTTTACATTTTTAAATTAGCTACCCAAAAATGGAACAAATAAACTTAACACAACCCATACAGCCCATGCACCAAATACAACTAAAA from Candidatus Kryptobacter tengchongensis includes the following:
- a CDS encoding ABC-2 type transport system permease protein; this encodes MFRIFTIFRKEISQIRRNRLLVGIMIVAPVLQLLILGYAATFEVKNVRIAILDEDRSKLTRTIEDALNSSETFDIALYLENLKQIDEVLKKGKADVVVIFKNGFEKSIIKSEKFELPIIIDGTNSNSATIAMGFMSSVIMDKFISIVENKLSNFGIKFIPLCEPEVRIWFNPEIRSTSFMVPGLIGMILITVTLIMTSMTMVREKEQGTVELLLVTPIKTYELLLGKILPFILIGLFDAIAVILVGKFWFRVPLRGDVFLLFVSTFVFLLTTLGLGIFSSVISKTQQQALMTAYFFAMPNIVLSGFVFPVESMPPLIKFITNFIPLKYFLIILRGIFLRGAGVEVLYPQILILLGFGVFIFSFSVFKFRKYLG
- a CDS encoding ABC-2 type transport system permease protein produces the protein MFSLLSQKIKTTALLSIVLKEFIQLIRDPRSIIIIIFIPLFLLIVFGYGVTMDVKNASLVVCDLDKTQFSRRFIDRFTSSGFFNLYSEVEDINEIDNFLISGKAKVGVVIPLGFSAQIGLGRPAKIQIIIDGSDANTANVVLGYVRQIIQGFSGDIVQSFIFKKTGKMMPVVDLKPRIWFNPELKSVNFFIPGLMGLIMMIMTVLMSSLSISRERELGSFEKLISTPLNPFFIITGKTIPYAILAFFDSVLILFAGIVLFNLKVKGSIALLFLVTIVFILCGLNLGLIISTVAKTQQSTMALAFISTVVPTFVLSDFVFPVRNMPFLLRLISCFIPARYYLEIIRGIILKGNGIKEHIFSTLILCFFMSLTFIASAVRLKKLMREI
- a CDS encoding ABC-2 type transport system ATP-binding protein, with the translated sequence MFDVETFELTKKFGDLIAVDSVNLKVEQGEIFGLLGPNGAGKSTLVRLLCGLLRPTSGSATVGGFSIVKEPEKIKKIIGYMSQRFGLYDDLTVEENISFYAGVYLNDKKLARQRTEEIIEHLSFQKYRKTLAMHLSGGWRQRLSFATAIVHEPKIVFLDEPTSGVDPVSRRQFWDLVYSLSAKGKTVIVTTHYMDEAERCNKIAFISQGKILAIDSPTEIKQKYMHGEVINIIPENLTLCYSALSTLDFIEDIGIFGDSIHIVVQNATEKIFEIENFLRRKNLNFKKVEVIQPSIEDVFIALTKNKNYSSS
- a CDS encoding HlyD family secretion protein, translating into MQKHLILTLILTLLMSCSNNENSGSFETSGTVEAREVVVSSEVGGKIIKLNFDEGERVDSGFVLCQVDTELVYQRYVEAKAQAEALFLQYQLLLKGARSEEIEAMEEIVNRSRVNFENAQKQLERTKSLYEDGIITQEQFDNIKTIYEASKTQYEEAKKRLEILKKGPREEEIKIAFSNYNRAIAQLKSMEIQLKRSKIVSPIPGFVLEKFVEVGEFVSPGTPVAKIAGLDEVYVRIYVPEREIGLIKVGDSVNVKVDSHPGKIFKGVIVFISPKAEFTPKNVQTKDERVKLVYAVKVKIKNEDGIFKPGMPADVEIIKRR
- a CDS encoding Predicted lipoprotein (DUF2279), with the translated sequence MSKFLLLFIFFISARNDVFGDSSSIVIERTRVNKIKLGIVVLGTAGFGALTYDYFNQVWWKPTKVKKFTLREDWNDLLRADKAGHFYFSYVLSDVYKSIFKWVGFSGKTSAFLGAGISVIYEVGVVELTDGFTTRWGFSPSDAVLDVFGAFFPVAQEYFPGLNSITFKFSYTPSGYTWLDYLRVGSLKDALYKKQFHTDYEGMTFWASFEFQKLLPHKIEKFIPDFINLAIGYSVKNINYAGRGYSELYIAIDFNLLKIDTKIDILNRVIRTLNYIHLPAPTLRIKPGLEFYYLYF